In Nymphaea colorata isolate Beijing-Zhang1983 chromosome 3, ASM883128v2, whole genome shotgun sequence, a genomic segment contains:
- the LOC116251149 gene encoding UDP-glucuronate 4-epimerase 1-like: MRLPEDDQFFPSTPGKVKIDRSNHAMNRQLHRCFASTSTMFVWAVFLIALTLSYLSFQSFMDTGTRYLAASWGGHQWEKRVRESARPHRTRGMKVLVTGAAGFVGTHVSLALKKRGDGVVGLDNFNDYYDPSLKKARTGLLDSHGVFVVAGDINDARLLAKLFDLVAFTHVMHLAAQAGVRYAIENPASYVHSNVAGLVTLLEACKSANPQPAVVWASSSSVYGLNEEVPFSESDRTDRPASLYAATKKAGEEITHTYNHIYGLSITGLRFFTVYGPWGRPDMAYFSFTRNILQGKPITVFRGKGRTDLARDFTFIDDVVKGCVASLDTAQKSTGSGGKKKGPAQYRIYNLGNTSPVTVPNMVGILERYLKVKAKKNVVEMPGNGDVPFTHANISLAQRDLGYRPTTDLQTGLKKFVRWYLSYYGYHNRGGGGKSDN, encoded by the coding sequence ATGAGGCTGCCCGAGGACGACCAGTTCTTTCCCTCGACGCCCGGCAAGGTGAAGATCGACCGGAGTAACCACGCGATGAACCGGCAGCTGCACAGGTGCTTTGCTTCCACGTCGACCATGTTCGTGTGGGCCGTCTTCCTCATCGCGCTCACGCTTTCGTACCTGAGCTTCCAGAGCTTCATGGACACGGGCACCAGGTACCTCGCCGCCTCGTGGGGCGGGCACCAGTGGGAGAAGCGCGTCCGAGAGTCGGCGCGGCCGCATCGGACCCGCGGTATGAAGGTGCTCGTGACGGGTGCGGCTGGGTTCGTCGGCACCCACGTCTCGTTGGCCCTCAAGAAGCGCGGCGATGGCGTCGTCGGGCTCGACAACTTCAACGACTACTACGACCCATCGTTGAAGAAGGCGCGCACCGGTCTCCTGGACTCGCACGGCGTGTTCGTTGTCGCCGGAGACATCAATGACGCCCGGCTCTTGGCGAAGCTCTTTGACCTGGTCGCCTTCACTCACGTGATGCATCTCGCCGCGCAGGCCGGGGTCCGGTACGCCATTGAAAATCCGGCGTCGTATGTGCACAGCAACGTCGCCGGGCTCGTCACGCTGCTGGAGGCCTGCAAGTCGGCCAATCCGCAGCCCGCCGTGGTCTGGGCGTCGTCGAGCTCCGTCTACGGCCTCAACGAGGAGGTGCCCTTCTCGGAATCCGACCGAACCGACCGGCCTGCTTCGCTGTACGCCGCGACGAAGAAAGCCGGCGAGGAGATCACCCACACCTACAACCACATCTACGGCCTCTCCATCACCGGCCTCCGATTCTTCACGGTGTACGGCCCATGGGGCCGGCCGGACATGGCCTACTTCTCGTTCACGCGCAACATCCTCCAGGGGAAGCCCATCACGGTGTTCCGCGGCAAGGGGAGGACCGACCTCGCCAGGGACTTCACGTTCATCGATGACGTCGTCAAGGGCTGCGTAGCGTCGCTGGACACTGCCCAGAAGAGCACGGGGAGCGGCGGGAAGAAGAAGGGGCCGGCTCAGTACCGGATCTACAACCTGGGGAACACGTCGCCGGTGACGGTACCTAACATGGTCGGCATCCTCGAGCGGTACCTCAAGGTGAAGGCGAAGAAGAACGTGGTGGAGATGCCCGGCAATGGCGACGTGCCCTTCACCCACGCCAACATCTCCCTCGCCCAGCGAGACCTCGGCTACAGACCCACCACCGATTTGCAGACCGGCCTGAAGAAGTTCGTCCGGTGGTACCTCTCCTATTACGGCTACCACAATCGCGGCGGTGGCGGAAAATCAGATAATTAG